Proteins from a single region of Sinorhizobium alkalisoli:
- a CDS encoding efflux RND transporter permease subunit, whose amino-acid sequence MPSFFIDRPIFAWVVAIFIMVAGIIAIPLLPVSQYPDVAPPQISINATYPGASSQDTYQSVTRLIENELNGVEGLMYFESTSSASGSVEINATFAPGTDPSQASVDIQNRVQRVEPRLPDSVRQQGVQVDEAGSGFLLIVSLTSTDGSMDAIGLGDYLSRNVLNEIQRVPGVGRAQLFATERSMRIWLDPDRMLGLNLTAADVTAAIQAQNAQIASGSIGAQPNPITQQISAPVVIKGQLSTPEEFGAIVLRANADGSAVRLRDVARVEIGGESYSFSTRLNGKPSAAIAVQLSPGGNAMSTSAAVKARMDELAQFFPAGLEYSIPYDTSPFVKVSIEKVVETLVEAVALVFLVMLLFLQNIRYTIIPTLVVPVALLGTCAVMLAMGFSINVLTMFGMVLAIGILVDDAIIVVENVERIMSEEGLTPKEATRKAMKQITGAVIGITLVLASVFIPMAFFPGAVGVIYRQFSLTMVVSILFSALLALSLTPALCASFLKQVPKGHHHAKRGFFGWFNRGFDRTSRGYTRVVGGLVARTGRLMLVYLALLAGLGWAFLQLPSSFLPDEDQGYVIVMMQLPSEATGNRTTEVIEQAEQIFGQEPAVNRIVAINGFSFFGTGQNAGLAFVTLKDWSARDADNSAQAIAGRATMAMSRIKDAISFALSPPAIQGLGTTGGFSFRLQDRGGLGETALAEARDQLLGLAAQSKVVTGVRFEGMPDAAQVSVTIDREKANTFGVTFADINSTISTNLGSSYVNDFPNAGRMQRVTVQADEMKRMQTADLLNLNVRNTNGGMVPLSAFATVEWIKAPTQTVGYNGYPAVRISGNAAPGYSSGDAIAEMERLAGELPAGFGYEWTGQSLQEIQSGTQAPLLIALSCLLVFLCLAALYESWSIPVSVIMVVPLGVIGAVLAVTMRDMPNDVYFKVGLIAIIGLSAKNAILIIEFAKELRDQGRSLIDATMEAVHLRFRPILMTSLAFTLGVVPLAVATGASSASQRAIGTGVMGGMISATVLAIFFVPVFFVFIMKIFARRKAADAAPETGSASPAE is encoded by the coding sequence ATGCCCAGTTTCTTCATCGACAGGCCGATCTTCGCCTGGGTGGTGGCGATCTTCATCATGGTCGCCGGCATCATCGCGATCCCGCTCTTGCCGGTATCGCAATATCCGGACGTCGCCCCGCCGCAGATTTCGATAAACGCGACCTATCCCGGCGCCTCGTCGCAGGACACCTATCAGAGCGTCACGCGGCTCATCGAGAACGAGTTGAACGGCGTCGAAGGGCTGATGTATTTCGAATCGACATCGAGTGCTTCCGGCTCGGTCGAGATCAACGCCACATTTGCCCCCGGAACCGACCCCAGCCAGGCCTCGGTCGATATCCAGAACCGTGTGCAGCGTGTCGAGCCGCGCTTGCCCGATTCGGTCCGGCAGCAGGGCGTGCAGGTGGACGAAGCCGGCTCCGGCTTCCTTTTGATCGTTTCGCTCACCTCGACCGACGGTTCCATGGACGCGATCGGCCTCGGCGACTATCTGAGCCGCAACGTGCTGAATGAGATCCAGCGCGTGCCGGGCGTCGGCCGGGCCCAGCTCTTCGCGACCGAACGCTCGATGCGCATCTGGCTCGATCCGGACAGGATGCTCGGACTCAACCTGACCGCCGCCGATGTTACCGCCGCGATCCAGGCGCAGAACGCCCAGATAGCCTCGGGCTCGATCGGCGCCCAGCCGAACCCGATCACCCAGCAGATCAGCGCCCCGGTGGTGATCAAGGGACAGCTTTCAACACCTGAGGAATTCGGCGCCATCGTGCTGAGGGCAAATGCCGACGGCTCGGCCGTGCGCCTGCGCGACGTCGCCCGGGTCGAGATCGGCGGCGAGAGCTATTCTTTCTCGACTCGTCTCAACGGAAAACCCTCCGCCGCGATCGCCGTGCAGCTCTCACCCGGTGGCAATGCGATGTCGACCTCTGCGGCGGTCAAGGCGCGCATGGACGAGCTTGCGCAGTTCTTCCCGGCGGGGCTCGAATATTCCATTCCCTACGACACCTCGCCCTTCGTGAAGGTTTCGATCGAGAAGGTGGTGGAGACGCTCGTCGAAGCCGTCGCGCTCGTCTTCCTGGTAATGCTCCTCTTCCTGCAGAACATCCGCTACACCATCATCCCGACGCTGGTCGTGCCGGTCGCCCTTCTCGGCACCTGCGCGGTGATGCTGGCGATGGGCTTTTCCATCAACGTGCTGACGATGTTCGGCATGGTGCTGGCGATTGGCATCCTCGTCGACGATGCGATCATCGTCGTCGAGAATGTCGAGCGCATCATGTCGGAAGAGGGGCTGACGCCGAAGGAGGCGACCCGCAAGGCGATGAAGCAGATCACCGGCGCCGTCATCGGCATCACGCTGGTGCTCGCCTCGGTCTTCATTCCGATGGCCTTCTTCCCGGGGGCAGTCGGTGTCATCTATCGCCAGTTCAGCCTGACCATGGTGGTCTCGATCCTGTTCTCGGCGCTGCTCGCGCTGTCGCTGACGCCGGCGCTCTGCGCAAGCTTCCTGAAACAGGTGCCGAAGGGTCATCATCACGCCAAACGCGGCTTTTTCGGCTGGTTCAACCGCGGCTTCGACCGGACCTCTCGCGGCTATACGCGCGTCGTTGGCGGCCTCGTCGCCCGCACCGGCCGCCTGATGCTCGTCTATCTGGCCCTGCTTGCGGGCCTCGGCTGGGCCTTCCTCCAATTGCCCTCCTCCTTCTTGCCGGACGAGGACCAGGGCTATGTCATCGTCATGATGCAACTGCCCTCGGAAGCGACGGGCAACCGTACGACCGAGGTGATCGAACAGGCGGAGCAGATCTTCGGCCAGGAGCCGGCGGTCAATCGAATCGTTGCCATCAATGGCTTCTCCTTCTTCGGCACCGGCCAGAATGCGGGGCTTGCCTTCGTGACGCTGAAGGACTGGAGCGCGCGCGACGCCGACAATTCGGCCCAGGCGATCGCCGGCCGCGCGACAATGGCGATGAGCCGGATCAAGGACGCGATCAGCTTCGCGCTGTCGCCGCCGGCGATCCAGGGCCTCGGCACCACCGGCGGCTTCTCCTTCCGCCTGCAGGATCGCGGCGGTCTTGGCGAAACGGCGCTTGCGGAAGCGCGCGACCAGCTTCTCGGGCTTGCCGCACAGAGCAAGGTCGTGACCGGCGTTCGCTTCGAGGGCATGCCCGATGCCGCGCAGGTCAGCGTCACCATCGACCGCGAGAAGGCCAACACCTTCGGGGTGACCTTTGCCGACATCAACTCGACGATCTCGACCAATCTCGGCTCGTCCTATGTCAACGACTTCCCGAATGCCGGCCGCATGCAGCGCGTGACGGTGCAGGCGGACGAGATGAAGCGCATGCAGACGGCGGACCTCCTCAACCTCAATGTCCGCAATACGAACGGCGGCATGGTCCCGCTCTCCGCTTTTGCAACGGTCGAGTGGATCAAGGCACCGACGCAGACCGTCGGCTATAACGGCTATCCCGCCGTCCGCATCAGCGGCAATGCGGCGCCCGGCTACTCCTCCGGCGATGCCATCGCCGAAATGGAACGCTTGGCCGGCGAGTTGCCGGCGGGTTTTGGTTATGAATGGACTGGGCAATCGCTGCAGGAAATACAGTCGGGCACCCAGGCGCCGCTGCTGATCGCGCTCTCCTGTCTGCTCGTCTTCCTTTGCCTGGCGGCACTCTACGAAAGCTGGTCGATCCCCGTCTCGGTGATCATGGTCGTGCCGCTCGGCGTAATCGGTGCGGTGCTGGCGGTGACGATGCGCGACATGCCGAACGACGTCTATTTCAAGGTCGGCCTGATTGCGATCATCGGGCTCTCGGCGAAGAACGCCATCCTGATTATCGAGTTCGCAAAGGAACTCAGGGATCAGGGCAGGTCGCTGATCGACGCCACCATGGAGGCGGTGCACCTGCGCTTCCGCCCCATCCTGATGACCTCGCTCGCCTTCACGCTCGGCGTGGTTCCGCTGGCGGTCGCGACGGGCGCAAGCTCTGCCAGCCAGCGCGCCATCGGCACCGGCGTCATGGGGGGCATGATTTCGGCGACGGTGCTGGCGATCTTCTTCGTTCCCGTCTTCTTCGTGTTCATCATGAAGATTTTCGCACGCAGGAAAGCCGCGGACGCGGCGCCTGAGACCGGCTCCGCAAGCCCCGCCGAATAG
- a CDS encoding retropepsin-like aspartic protease family protein — protein MITRLLAFAGGLAALALIVPELASSYLGRTEETAAAPRTSTAASATASYASSKGVVLEADRSGHFVGTFRINGRSETGLVDTGASVIAINSSAARRFGITVGSLSFNARAQTANGVVEAAHVRLDRVEIGGISLKDVEAMVLPDKALSGTLVGMSFLGRLSSYRVENGALHLIK, from the coding sequence ATGATCACACGCCTCCTCGCTTTCGCCGGTGGACTTGCCGCCCTCGCCCTCATTGTTCCGGAACTTGCCTCCAGCTATCTCGGCCGCACGGAAGAGACTGCCGCGGCGCCTCGAACCTCTACCGCAGCATCGGCAACGGCGAGCTACGCGAGTAGCAAGGGCGTGGTCCTCGAGGCCGATCGCTCCGGCCATTTCGTCGGCACATTTCGCATCAATGGGCGCTCGGAAACAGGGCTGGTCGATACTGGTGCCAGTGTGATCGCCATCAACAGCTCGGCTGCCCGGCGCTTCGGCATTACCGTTGGGAGCCTTTCGTTCAACGCACGGGCACAGACGGCAAACGGCGTCGTGGAAGCCGCCCATGTCCGCCTCGACCGCGTCGAGATCGGCGGCATTTCGCTGAAGGATGTCGAGGCCATGGTGCTGCCGGACAAGGCGCTTTCCGGCACACTCGTCGGCATGTCCTTTCTCGGCCGCCTCTCCTCCTATCGCGTCGAGAACGGCGCGCTGCACCTCATCAAGTAA
- the deoA gene encoding thymidine phosphorylase — MIPQEIIRKKRDGSVLEATEIAAFVKGLADGSISEGQVAAFAMAVWFSGMARAECVALTLAMRDSGETLDWGELGRPVVDKHSTGGVGDNVSLMLAPIVAACGVAVPMISGRGLGHTGGTLDKLESIPGYDIRPSPDRFRKVVDEVGCAIIGQTANLAPADKRLYAIRDVTATVDSVPLITASILSKKLAAGLQSLVLDVKLGNGSFMSDPEETEVLARSLVDVANGAGVRTSALITDMDEPLADAAGNALEVENCLAYLRGEKRGTRLDQVVMALAAEMLDAAGVAPDRAGAEAMARRALESGAAMERFALMVRCLGGPADFADRPETYLPKAPAVVPVPAGRDGYLAACETRELGMAVIALGGGRTRPDDRIDHRVGLSRLAPLGTKVEKGQPIALVHAADGSQAEAARQRIASLYTIADAKPEPRPVVRSRIT, encoded by the coding sequence ATGATCCCACAGGAAATCATCCGGAAGAAGAGGGATGGCAGCGTGCTCGAGGCGACCGAAATAGCCGCCTTCGTAAAGGGGCTCGCCGACGGATCGATTTCCGAAGGTCAGGTCGCCGCCTTCGCCATGGCGGTCTGGTTTTCCGGCATGGCTCGCGCGGAATGCGTGGCGTTGACGCTTGCCATGCGCGATTCCGGCGAAACGCTCGATTGGGGCGAACTTGGCCGGCCCGTCGTCGACAAGCATTCCACCGGCGGCGTCGGCGACAATGTCTCGCTGATGCTGGCGCCGATCGTCGCTGCCTGCGGTGTCGCCGTGCCGATGATCTCGGGCCGCGGGCTCGGCCATACAGGCGGAACCCTGGACAAGCTCGAATCCATCCCCGGCTACGATATCCGGCCTTCGCCCGACCGGTTTCGCAAGGTCGTCGACGAGGTCGGCTGTGCGATCATCGGCCAGACGGCCAATCTCGCGCCCGCCGACAAGCGCCTTTATGCGATCCGCGACGTGACGGCCACGGTCGATTCGGTACCGCTGATCACCGCCTCGATCCTCTCGAAGAAACTCGCCGCCGGACTGCAATCGCTGGTGCTCGACGTGAAGCTCGGCAATGGCTCCTTCATGAGCGATCCCGAGGAAACCGAAGTCCTGGCCCGCTCCCTGGTCGACGTCGCCAATGGCGCGGGTGTGCGGACTTCGGCCTTGATCACCGATATGGACGAGCCGCTTGCGGATGCGGCGGGCAATGCGCTCGAGGTCGAGAATTGCCTTGCCTATCTGCGCGGCGAAAAGAGGGGAACGCGGCTGGATCAGGTGGTCATGGCCCTTGCGGCGGAAATGCTCGACGCGGCGGGCGTCGCACCTGACAGGGCTGGGGCGGAGGCTATGGCGCGCCGGGCCTTGGAGAGCGGGGCTGCGATGGAGCGATTCGCCCTCATGGTCCGGTGCCTCGGTGGGCCGGCGGATTTCGCCGATCGGCCCGAAACCTATCTCCCGAAGGCACCGGCCGTCGTACCGGTGCCGGCCGGCCGCGACGGTTATCTGGCGGCCTGCGAGACCCGCGAACTCGGCATGGCCGTGATCGCGCTCGGCGGCGGGCGCACGCGCCCGGATGACCGGATCGATCACAGGGTCGGTCTCTCGCGTCTGGCGCCGCTCGGGACGAAAGTCGAAAAAGGTCAGCCGATCGCTCTGGTGCATGCCGCCGACGGATCACAGGCCGAGGCGGCGCGGCAACGGATCGCAAGCCTCTATACGATTGCCGACGCGAAGCCCGAGCCGCGTCCCGTCGTCCGGTCTAGGATTACTTGA
- a CDS encoding efflux RND transporter periplasmic adaptor subunit has protein sequence MDIAMHIDRPTLAALLASVIFLAGCQQSEEQQAAAPAFPPAQVAVFTTAAEPLPITNELPGRITPTRIAEVRPRVSGIIVERVFQQGSMVKEGDVLYRIDPAPFQVRVDSAQATLKRAVAVRDQARQTAERQSRLKEAQVAAVQQYDDAVAALAQAEADVGIAEAGLAEAKLNLEYANVTAPISGRIGRALITEGALVSANGSDNLATIQQLDPIYADFTQSATDLIRLRKALEDGQLISADHEAPVQLILDDGTRYAHEGRLLFSEAAVDATTGQVTLRGEFPNPDGDLLPGMYVRVEIEQGLEKNAITVPQQAVQRNNAGQSQVYVVTPEKKVEFRNVTLGRTVGSRWQVTSGLGAGEKVMVEGFQKVGPGAPVEPSAWDPNAKPETAQAASAEAGENSATALK, from the coding sequence ATGGACATCGCAATGCATATCGACAGACCGACACTGGCCGCGCTGCTGGCAAGCGTGATTTTTCTCGCCGGATGCCAGCAGAGCGAAGAACAGCAGGCGGCGGCCCCGGCCTTTCCTCCGGCCCAGGTCGCCGTCTTCACGACGGCTGCCGAACCGCTGCCGATCACCAACGAGTTGCCGGGGCGCATCACGCCGACGCGTATTGCTGAAGTGCGACCGCGGGTATCCGGCATTATCGTCGAGCGAGTGTTCCAGCAGGGCTCCATGGTGAAGGAGGGCGACGTACTGTACCGGATCGATCCTGCCCCCTTCCAGGTCAGGGTAGACAGTGCCCAGGCGACGCTGAAGCGTGCCGTGGCCGTGCGCGACCAGGCCAGGCAGACGGCCGAGCGGCAGTCGCGGCTGAAGGAGGCGCAGGTGGCGGCGGTTCAGCAATATGACGACGCGGTCGCCGCACTCGCCCAGGCCGAGGCCGATGTCGGCATAGCCGAAGCGGGATTGGCGGAAGCGAAGCTCAACCTCGAATATGCCAATGTCACGGCGCCGATCAGCGGCCGCATCGGGCGGGCGCTGATTACCGAGGGTGCGCTCGTCAGCGCCAACGGCTCGGACAACCTCGCGACGATTCAGCAGCTCGACCCGATCTATGCGGACTTCACGCAATCGGCGACGGATCTCATCCGTCTGCGCAAGGCGCTGGAGGACGGGCAACTGATCAGCGCCGATCACGAGGCGCCGGTGCAATTGATCCTCGACGACGGAACCCGTTACGCCCACGAGGGCCGACTGCTGTTCTCCGAAGCGGCCGTCGATGCGACGACGGGCCAGGTGACGCTGCGCGGCGAGTTCCCAAATCCGGATGGCGACCTGCTTCCGGGCATGTACGTGCGGGTCGAGATCGAGCAGGGGCTCGAGAAGAACGCCATTACTGTTCCGCAACAGGCGGTGCAGCGCAACAATGCCGGCCAGTCGCAGGTTTATGTCGTGACGCCTGAGAAGAAGGTCGAGTTCCGCAACGTCACGCTCGGGCGGACTGTCGGCAGCCGCTGGCAGGTGACCTCCGGTCTCGGGGCCGGCGAAAAGGTCATGGTCGAGGGCTTCCAGAAGGTCGGTCCCGGCGCGCCGGTCGAGCCCTCCGCATGGGACCCGAATGCAAAGCCCGAGACGGCGCAGGCCGCCTCGGCCGAGGCCGGCGAAAACTCCGCCACCGCACTGAAGTGA
- the upp gene encoding uracil phosphoribosyltransferase, which yields MDGVTVIDHPLVQHKLTIMRKKETSTAGFRRLLKEISTLLCYEVTRDLELTIERIETPLTETDSPVLEGKKLVFASILRAGNGLLEGMLELVPSARVSHIGVYRDHETLQPVEYYFKAPENLNERLVIVVDPMLATGNSSIAAIDKLKERGAKNIRFLCLLAAPEGIRNFQSAHPDVPIFTASVDSHLNEKGYIVPGLGDAGDRMYGTK from the coding sequence ATGGACGGCGTGACAGTGATCGATCATCCGCTGGTGCAGCACAAGCTGACCATCATGCGCAAGAAAGAGACATCGACCGCAGGCTTCCGCCGGCTGCTGAAGGAAATCTCGACGCTCCTCTGCTACGAGGTCACGCGCGATCTGGAACTCACCATCGAGCGAATCGAGACGCCGCTCACGGAAACCGACTCGCCGGTGCTCGAAGGCAAGAAGCTGGTCTTCGCCTCGATATTGCGCGCCGGCAACGGTCTGCTCGAAGGCATGCTGGAACTCGTGCCCTCCGCACGCGTCTCGCATATCGGCGTCTACCGCGACCACGAGACGCTGCAGCCTGTCGAATATTACTTCAAGGCGCCGGAAAATCTGAACGAACGCCTCGTCATCGTCGTCGATCCGATGCTTGCGACCGGCAACTCTTCGATCGCGGCGATCGACAAGCTCAAGGAACGCGGCGCGAAAAATATCCGCTTCCTCTGCCTGCTGGCCGCCCCCGAAGGCATCCGCAACTTCCAGTCGGCGCATCCGGACGTGCCGATCTTCACCGCCTCGGTCGACAGCCACCTGAATGAGAAAGGTTACATCGTGCCGGGGCTCGGCGATGCCGGCGACCGCATGTACGGCACGAAGTAG